A single window of Intrasporangium calvum DSM 43043 DNA harbors:
- the scpB gene encoding SMC-Scp complex subunit ScpB, with product MSEQDQAAPAAQMGTQTEAGADVGADVGEDLASLGDEQIAFDINDFPGGARSALEAVLMVVEEPVTEMDLASALELPVEDVRGHLVALEEDYAAAQRGFTLRNVAGGWRMYSRPDYAPVVEKFILDGQQAKMTQASLETLAVIAYRQPVSRSRVSAVRGVNVDGVVRTLLSRGLIEEVEDTGESGAILYRTTTYFLQRMGLSSLDELPPLAPYLPDADVIDELIEEGHS from the coding sequence ATGAGTGAGCAGGACCAAGCGGCCCCGGCTGCTCAGATGGGGACGCAGACGGAAGCGGGTGCGGACGTGGGTGCGGACGTGGGGGAGGACCTGGCGAGCCTCGGCGACGAGCAGATCGCCTTCGACATCAACGACTTCCCGGGCGGTGCCCGGTCAGCCCTCGAGGCGGTCCTGATGGTGGTGGAGGAGCCGGTGACCGAGATGGACCTCGCGTCGGCCCTCGAGCTGCCCGTGGAGGACGTTCGCGGGCATCTGGTTGCCCTCGAGGAGGACTACGCCGCCGCCCAGCGCGGGTTCACCCTGCGCAACGTCGCCGGTGGCTGGCGCATGTACAGCCGGCCCGACTACGCTCCGGTGGTCGAGAAGTTCATTCTCGATGGCCAACAGGCCAAGATGACCCAGGCGTCCCTCGAGACGCTCGCCGTGATCGCCTACCGCCAGCCGGTGTCGAGGTCGAGGGTCAGCGCGGTCCGAGGGGTCAACGTCGACGGCGTCGTCCGCACCCTGCTGTCCCGGGGCCTGATCGAGGAGGTCGAGGACACCGGGGAGAGCGGGGCGATCCTCTACCGGACGACGACCTACTTCCTCCAGCGGATGGGCCTGTCCTCCCTGGATGAGCTGCCGCCGCTGGCCCCCTACCTACCCGATGCAGATGTCATCGACGAGCTGATCGAGGAAGGTCACTCATGA
- a CDS encoding lysophospholipid acyltransferase family protein, protein MSPGPAVLAPDRRRAAGGRKVGQVIFRTIYRGVAVHPGNVPASGPVILAANHAAFLDGPLVFSLAPRPVTFLVKQEAFAGPLGFVVRTVGQIPIDRTTGDRVALSTALAVLERGDAVGIFPEGTRRAGDVDDVSRGAAWIALRSGAPIVPVAVLGTRVRGGTADDWPGPRSVLTVDFGEPFTLQPDLAVPGRERLRRASRSLQEALASHVRRARVDNGTSS, encoded by the coding sequence ATGAGTCCCGGGCCGGCGGTTCTCGCCCCGGACCGACGGCGGGCGGCTGGCGGCCGCAAGGTCGGCCAGGTCATCTTCCGCACGATCTACCGCGGCGTGGCCGTACACCCGGGGAACGTGCCCGCCTCGGGTCCGGTCATCCTCGCCGCCAACCACGCCGCCTTCCTGGACGGGCCCCTGGTCTTCTCCCTCGCCCCGCGGCCCGTGACCTTCCTGGTCAAGCAGGAGGCCTTCGCCGGTCCTCTCGGGTTCGTCGTGCGCACTGTCGGCCAGATCCCCATCGACCGCACGACCGGTGACCGGGTGGCACTCTCGACCGCTCTCGCCGTGCTCGAACGCGGTGATGCCGTCGGCATCTTTCCCGAGGGCACCCGACGAGCCGGGGACGTCGACGACGTCAGCCGGGGGGCCGCCTGGATCGCCCTGCGCTCCGGAGCTCCGATCGTGCCCGTCGCCGTGCTGGGCACGCGGGTTCGGGGCGGCACCGCTGACGACTGGCCCGGACCTCGGTCTGTGCTCACAGTGGACTTCGGTGAGCCGTTCACCCTGCAGCCGGACCTCGCTGTACCGGGCCGTGAGCGGCTACGTCGCGCCAGCCGCAGCCTCCAGGAGGCGCTCGCGTCGCATGTTCGTCGCGCGCGGGTGGACAATGGGACGTCGTCCTGA
- a CDS encoding GntR family transcriptional regulator gives MSDSPPAVEHDPSHASDHAYRLIRAQILSGERQGGDWLREGDLAESVGVSRTPVREALRRLTAEGLVSYERNRGVQVAAWTAEDLNEIFSLRSLLEPWACRLAATAATVDLDELDRLAHDMDAAARGSVADVDRITELNNRFHRLILEGSNNRRLGSVVSSVVQVPLVWQTFSHYSDTDLRRSLAHHHELVSALAAADGDWAESVMRSHVRAAWNSLHTEDDSKS, from the coding sequence ATGAGCGATTCGCCACCCGCGGTCGAGCACGACCCCAGCCACGCGTCGGACCACGCGTATCGGCTGATCCGCGCGCAGATCCTCTCCGGCGAGAGACAGGGTGGGGACTGGCTACGCGAGGGTGACCTGGCCGAGTCGGTCGGAGTCAGCCGCACACCGGTGCGGGAGGCACTGCGACGGCTCACCGCCGAAGGCCTGGTGAGCTACGAGCGCAACCGCGGGGTGCAGGTAGCCGCCTGGACCGCCGAGGACCTCAACGAGATCTTCAGCCTCCGCTCCCTGCTCGAGCCGTGGGCCTGCCGATTGGCGGCGACGGCGGCGACGGTGGACCTCGACGAGCTGGACCGCTTGGCGCACGACATGGACGCTGCGGCCAGGGGCTCTGTCGCGGACGTCGACCGGATCACCGAGCTGAACAACCGCTTCCACCGACTGATCCTCGAGGGCTCGAACAACCGGCGGCTCGGCAGCGTCGTCTCGTCGGTGGTGCAGGTCCCGCTCGTGTGGCAGACCTTCTCCCATTACAGCGACACAGACCTGCGCCGCAGTCTCGCGCACCACCACGAGCTCGTCTCTGCGCTCGCCGCAGCCGACGGGGACTGGGCAGAGTCCGTGATGCGAAGCCACGTCAGGGCGGCGTGGAACTCGCTGCACACCGAGGACGACTCCAAGAGCTGA
- a CDS encoding pseudouridine synthase: MSEHSRSPRQPRNRGSAPGGAPKGTRGGAAKGTGGAPKGTRGAAPKGSGGSSGRTSSGGGKRTAGPRFAGSTKPSQPTRLPSRETAPSVDVHDPDGVRLQKLMAAAGVGSRRVCENLIEQGRVEVDGQVITELGVRINPQSQVVHVDGVRVNLDEERVYLAFNKPKGVVTTMHDELGRISLADYVGNREQRLFHVGRLDADTEGLLLLTNDGDLAHRLQHPAYGVLKTYLATVRGPVGRDVGKQLREGVELEDGPVTVDSFKVVDSQPGKALIEVVLHEGRKHVVRRMLELVGHPVLELVRTEVGPIRLGDLRSGRMRRLNKAEIGALYQAAGL, translated from the coding sequence ATGAGCGAGCACAGCAGGTCCCCACGCCAACCACGCAACCGTGGTTCGGCGCCGGGCGGCGCCCCGAAGGGCACGCGGGGCGGCGCCGCGAAGGGCACGGGCGGCGCCCCGAAGGGCACGCGCGGTGCTGCCCCGAAGGGCTCGGGGGGCTCCTCGGGACGCACCTCGAGCGGCGGCGGAAAACGGACTGCCGGGCCCCGTTTCGCCGGTTCGACGAAACCGAGCCAGCCCACCCGCCTGCCCAGCCGCGAAACCGCTCCGTCGGTGGACGTCCACGATCCAGACGGCGTCCGCCTGCAGAAGCTGATGGCGGCCGCGGGGGTGGGCTCACGCAGGGTCTGCGAGAACCTCATCGAGCAGGGCCGGGTCGAGGTGGACGGGCAGGTCATCACCGAGCTCGGCGTTCGCATCAACCCGCAGTCCCAGGTGGTCCACGTCGACGGGGTGCGCGTCAACCTCGACGAGGAACGGGTCTACCTCGCCTTCAACAAGCCCAAGGGCGTCGTCACGACGATGCACGACGAGCTCGGTCGGATCAGCCTGGCCGACTACGTGGGCAACCGCGAGCAGCGGCTCTTCCACGTCGGGCGGCTCGACGCCGACACCGAGGGGCTCCTGCTGCTGACCAACGACGGTGACCTGGCCCACCGCCTCCAGCACCCGGCCTATGGCGTGCTCAAGACCTACCTGGCCACGGTGCGCGGGCCGGTCGGCAGGGACGTCGGCAAGCAGCTGCGCGAAGGCGTCGAGCTGGAGGACGGGCCGGTGACGGTCGACTCCTTCAAGGTGGTCGACTCGCAGCCCGGCAAGGCCCTCATCGAGGTCGTGCTCCACGAGGGCCGCAAGCACGTCGTGCGGCGGATGCTCGAGTTGGTGGGGCACCCCGTGCTCGAGCTGGTCCGGACGGAGGTCGGCCCGATCCGCCTGGGCGACCTGCGCTCGGGGCGGATGCGCCGACTCAACAAGGCCGAGATCGGCGCGCTCTACCAAGCTGCAGGTCTGTGA
- the der gene encoding ribosome biogenesis GTPase Der — protein MTDETARPVDEGAPISADDRSVERALRAGLDDFELSPEDQALLETQDELLAGAAERGPLPVVAVIGRPNVGKSSLVNRILRRREAVVEDVPGVTRDRVSYEGEWAGRRFTVVDTGGWESDVTGIHLRVAEQAEIAIDLADVVMFVVDATVGATDDDESVVRLLRRSGKPVVLIANKVDDQRGEADAAALWNLGLGQPWPVSALHGRGSGDALDAVLEVLPQVSAHGAYAQGGPRRVALVGRPNVGKSSLLNKLAGSERVVVDSVAGTTRDPVDELIELAGTTWRFVDTAGIRRRVHQTRGADFYASLRTQTALEKAEVAVVLIDAEEPIAEQDVRVVQQVIDAGRALVVAYNKWDTLDEERRYYLEREIEKELVQVPWAARVNISAKTGRHLDRLVPALEKALESWDTRIPTGRLNAFLGEVVAGHPHPVRGGKQPRILFATQAATRPPRFVIFASGFIEAGYRRFLERRLREQFGFEGTPIEVSVRVREKRRR, from the coding sequence GTGACTGACGAGACCGCCCGCCCCGTGGACGAGGGCGCCCCGATCTCGGCGGACGACCGTTCGGTCGAGCGAGCGCTCCGGGCCGGCCTGGACGACTTCGAGCTGAGCCCCGAGGACCAAGCCCTCCTGGAGACCCAGGACGAGCTGCTCGCCGGTGCCGCCGAGCGCGGGCCGCTGCCGGTCGTCGCAGTGATCGGCCGACCCAATGTCGGCAAGTCGAGCCTCGTCAACCGCATCCTGCGCCGCCGCGAGGCGGTCGTCGAGGACGTGCCCGGGGTCACCCGAGACCGCGTGTCCTACGAGGGGGAGTGGGCCGGGCGCCGCTTCACCGTCGTCGACACCGGCGGGTGGGAGTCGGACGTCACCGGGATCCACCTCCGAGTCGCCGAGCAGGCCGAGATCGCCATCGACCTCGCCGACGTCGTCATGTTCGTCGTCGACGCCACGGTGGGAGCCACCGACGACGACGAGTCCGTCGTGCGGCTGCTCCGCCGGTCCGGAAAGCCCGTCGTCCTCATCGCCAACAAGGTCGACGACCAGCGTGGCGAGGCTGACGCGGCGGCGCTGTGGAACCTCGGGCTCGGCCAGCCCTGGCCGGTGTCCGCCCTGCACGGCCGGGGGAGCGGTGACGCCCTCGACGCCGTCCTCGAGGTGCTGCCGCAGGTGTCCGCCCACGGGGCGTACGCCCAGGGCGGACCTCGTCGCGTGGCCCTCGTCGGCCGTCCCAACGTGGGCAAGTCGAGCCTGCTCAACAAGCTCGCCGGATCCGAACGGGTCGTCGTCGACAGCGTCGCCGGCACGACGCGGGACCCGGTTGACGAGCTGATCGAGCTCGCCGGCACGACGTGGCGTTTCGTCGACACGGCCGGCATCCGCCGGAGGGTCCACCAGACCCGCGGCGCTGACTTCTACGCGTCCCTGCGCACTCAGACCGCCCTCGAGAAGGCCGAGGTCGCGGTCGTGCTCATCGACGCCGAGGAGCCCATCGCCGAACAGGACGTCCGGGTCGTCCAGCAGGTCATCGACGCGGGCAGGGCGCTCGTCGTCGCCTACAACAAGTGGGACACCCTCGACGAGGAGCGGCGCTACTACCTCGAGCGCGAGATCGAGAAGGAGCTCGTCCAGGTGCCCTGGGCGGCCCGGGTCAACATCTCCGCCAAGACCGGCCGTCACCTCGACCGTCTCGTGCCGGCGCTGGAGAAGGCGCTGGAGTCTTGGGACACCCGCATCCCGACGGGCCGCCTCAACGCCTTCCTCGGCGAGGTCGTCGCGGGCCACCCGCACCCGGTTCGCGGTGGGAAGCAGCCCCGGATCCTCTTCGCGACGCAGGCCGCGACGCGACCCCCACGTTTCGTCATCTTCGCGTCCGGTTTCATCGAGGCCGGCTACCGGCGCTTCCTGGAGCGTCGACTGCGTGAGCAGTTCGGCTTCGAGGGCACCCCGATCGAGGTCTCTGTCCGGGTTCGCGAGAAGCGTCGTCGCTGA
- a CDS encoding hydantoinase/oxoprolinase family protein produces MAYRLGVDVGGTFTDILLIDEESGATYRAKTSSTPEDQSVGVLRGIERACETAGITLGDIDEVFHGTTVATNAILEGKGARVGLVTTEGFRQVLQIARSFVPGGLAGWIIWPKPEPLAALEDTVEVRGRIAADGSVVTELDEDDVRAKLRHLSQQGIEALSISLINAYANPDHERRVGEIAAEELPDIPVSLSSSVLPELREYERTITTVVNAAVQPHVARYVANLDSKLTTAGIHGKLCILRSDGGLVSAGVAAAHPVNMLMSGPAGGVTGATWAAEQAGFDDFLTFDMGGTSTDVALVQGLKPRIGRETTVGDLKVRATSVDVRTVGAGGGSIAHVPQLTQALRVGPQSAGAAPGPASYAAGGTEPTVTDANVVLGYLPTQLAGGEITLDRDAAHAAVKSIADATGLESVEAAAAGIIDIVNENMLGALRLVSVQQGFDPRDFALVAFGGAGPLHANALGKLTGAWPVIIPPSPGVLNAYGDATTVMRDEAVRTLVRRFSELDDDSLKEILTELADDAKATLTSEGVPEDQQRMVYSADLRYHGQGFEIPVTIDIDAFDGSGGGIESLRKAFDAEHNQLFSFVLDAEHELVTVRATANGPRPDVTSIELEKGDEDPAASLRTTHPIWVDGGEVEANVYDRAQLKAGNVVRGPAIVTEMDSTTLILPGHSATVHPGGSLLIRPLDSNTEH; encoded by the coding sequence ATGGCTTACCGGTTGGGCGTAGACGTCGGTGGCACCTTCACCGACATCCTGCTCATCGACGAGGAGTCCGGCGCGACCTATCGCGCCAAGACCTCCTCCACACCCGAGGACCAGTCCGTCGGCGTCCTGCGCGGCATCGAACGTGCCTGTGAGACCGCGGGTATCACGCTCGGGGACATCGACGAGGTGTTCCACGGCACGACTGTCGCCACGAACGCGATCCTGGAGGGCAAGGGAGCGCGCGTTGGACTCGTCACCACCGAGGGGTTCCGGCAGGTGCTGCAGATCGCCCGGTCCTTCGTTCCGGGTGGCCTCGCAGGTTGGATCATCTGGCCCAAGCCCGAGCCGCTGGCCGCGCTCGAGGACACCGTAGAGGTCCGGGGACGCATTGCCGCCGACGGGTCGGTCGTCACCGAGCTCGACGAGGACGACGTCCGCGCCAAGCTGCGTCACCTGTCGCAGCAGGGCATCGAGGCCTTGAGCATCAGCCTCATCAACGCCTACGCCAACCCGGACCACGAGCGCCGGGTCGGGGAGATCGCGGCCGAGGAGCTGCCCGACATCCCGGTGTCCCTCTCATCCTCGGTGCTTCCCGAGCTGCGGGAGTACGAACGCACGATCACCACCGTCGTCAACGCAGCCGTGCAGCCTCACGTGGCGCGCTACGTCGCCAACTTGGACTCCAAGCTGACCACCGCCGGGATCCACGGCAAGCTGTGCATCCTTCGCAGCGACGGCGGCCTGGTCTCCGCGGGCGTGGCGGCCGCGCACCCGGTCAACATGCTCATGTCCGGACCTGCCGGCGGGGTGACCGGGGCGACCTGGGCCGCCGAACAGGCAGGCTTCGACGACTTCCTCACCTTCGACATGGGCGGAACGTCGACGGACGTGGCGCTGGTGCAGGGCCTCAAGCCGCGGATCGGCCGGGAGACGACGGTCGGCGACCTCAAGGTGAGGGCCACCTCCGTCGACGTGCGCACCGTCGGCGCCGGCGGTGGATCGATCGCGCACGTCCCCCAGCTGACCCAGGCGCTTCGCGTCGGGCCGCAGTCCGCAGGTGCAGCCCCGGGACCCGCGTCGTACGCTGCGGGCGGCACCGAGCCGACGGTCACCGACGCCAACGTCGTCCTCGGCTACCTGCCCACGCAGCTCGCGGGTGGCGAGATCACCCTCGACCGCGACGCGGCGCACGCGGCGGTCAAGTCGATCGCCGACGCCACGGGCCTGGAGTCGGTGGAGGCCGCGGCCGCCGGGATCATCGACATCGTCAACGAGAACATGCTTGGCGCGCTGCGCCTGGTCTCGGTGCAGCAGGGCTTCGACCCGCGCGACTTCGCACTCGTCGCGTTCGGGGGCGCCGGCCCGCTGCACGCCAACGCGCTGGGGAAGCTCACCGGGGCTTGGCCCGTGATCATCCCGCCGTCACCCGGCGTGCTCAATGCGTACGGCGACGCCACCACCGTGATGCGTGACGAGGCAGTCCGCACGCTGGTGCGACGGTTCAGCGAGCTCGACGACGACTCGCTCAAGGAGATCCTCACCGAGCTCGCCGACGACGCGAAGGCGACGCTCACCAGTGAAGGCGTTCCCGAGGACCAGCAGCGGATGGTCTACTCCGCCGACCTGCGCTACCACGGCCAGGGCTTTGAGATCCCGGTGACAATCGACATCGATGCCTTCGACGGCAGCGGCGGCGGTATCGAGAGCCTGCGCAAAGCGTTCGACGCCGAGCACAACCAGCTGTTCTCGTTCGTCCTCGACGCCGAGCACGAGCTCGTCACGGTCCGGGCCACGGCCAACGGCCCGCGCCCGGACGTGACGTCGATCGAGCTCGAGAAGGGTGACGAGGACCCGGCGGCTTCGCTGCGGACCACGCACCCGATCTGGGTCGATGGCGGCGAGGTGGAGGCCAACGTCTACGATCGCGCCCAGCTCAAGGCCGGCAACGTCGTGCGCGGTCCCGCCATCGTCACGGAGATGGACTCCACCACACTGATCCTTCCCGGGCATTCCGCGACGGTGCACCCGGGCGGCAGCCTCCTCATCCGTCCCCTCGACTCGAACACGGAGCACTGA
- a CDS encoding prephenate dehydrogenase — MTSHVRIVGTGLIGASLGMALTAAGFRVSLDDPSPTACRLARDLGAGMLATQLAPGDDPQLVVVAAPPDVVGAVVVDSLRRWPTAVVTDVASVKQTILDSVLASGLDAARYVGSHPMAGRERSGAAAARRDLFDGRAWVIVPHAQSSEEAVRAVREIAVVVGSAVRVMPAREHDEAVAAVSHVPQVAASVVAACLRDLPEPAVGLAGQGLRDVTRIAASDSRLWTQILAGNAAAVREVLVNVRAQLDEVVDALASLSAGEAEGALGTLSRLLEAGNLGQARIPGKHGAAPTAYAVVSVLVPDVPGSLARLLTDMGDAGINLEDMHLEHGLGQPFGVAYISVVPASAEPLAETLTGLGWRLHD, encoded by the coding sequence GTGACCAGCCACGTCCGCATCGTCGGCACCGGTCTGATCGGTGCGAGCCTCGGGATGGCGCTCACCGCGGCCGGGTTCCGCGTCTCCCTCGACGACCCGTCGCCGACCGCGTGTCGGCTCGCGCGCGACCTGGGCGCCGGCATGTTGGCGACGCAGCTCGCGCCGGGGGACGACCCCCAGCTCGTCGTCGTCGCGGCGCCACCGGACGTGGTCGGCGCCGTCGTCGTCGACTCCCTCCGCCGCTGGCCGACGGCGGTTGTCACCGATGTGGCCTCCGTCAAACAGACGATCCTCGACTCCGTGCTCGCATCGGGTCTCGACGCCGCTCGCTACGTCGGCTCGCACCCCATGGCGGGGCGGGAGCGATCCGGCGCCGCGGCAGCGCGACGGGACCTGTTCGACGGGCGGGCCTGGGTCATCGTGCCCCACGCACAGTCCAGCGAGGAGGCGGTCCGGGCGGTTCGCGAGATCGCCGTGGTCGTCGGGTCAGCCGTCCGGGTCATGCCGGCCCGCGAGCACGACGAGGCGGTCGCCGCCGTGTCCCACGTGCCGCAGGTCGCCGCGAGCGTCGTCGCCGCGTGCCTTCGCGACCTCCCCGAGCCGGCCGTCGGCCTGGCCGGGCAGGGCCTGCGTGACGTGACGCGCATCGCCGCGAGCGACTCGCGGCTGTGGACCCAGATCCTCGCCGGCAACGCCGCCGCGGTCCGGGAGGTGCTCGTCAACGTCCGGGCGCAGCTCGACGAGGTCGTCGACGCGCTCGCCTCCCTCAGCGCCGGTGAGGCAGAGGGTGCCTTGGGCACGTTGAGCCGTCTCCTCGAGGCGGGCAACCTCGGGCAGGCGCGGATCCCCGGCAAGCACGGGGCGGCCCCCACCGCGTACGCCGTGGTCTCGGTCCTCGTCCCCGACGTGCCCGGATCCTTGGCTCGGCTGCTCACCGACATGGGGGACGCGGGGATCAACCTCGAGGACATGCACCTCGAGCACGGACTCGGCCAGCCGTTCGGCGTCGCCTACATCTCCGTCGTCCCCGCCTCCGCGGAGCCGCTCGCCGAGACCCTCACCGGGCTCGGTTGGCGGCTGCACGACTGA
- a CDS encoding segregation and condensation protein A yields the protein MSEPDPLDRHPVEEHAVPGGIITRRAATPFEVHLDVFSGPFDLLLGLISKHKLDITEVSLATVTDEFIAHIKAAQAIDNDWDLSQASEFLLIAATLLDLKAARLLPQSGPQDDEDLALIEARDLLFARLLQYRAYKQIAQTIRERMATAGRITARQAGLESRFASLLPELIMTVTPDQLAMIAARAMIPKEPPTVGLDHLHAPQVSVREQASIIVSRLRSRGQVSFRSLVADADSTLVIVARFLALLELFKEAVIAFEQAEALGELDIRWTGSEEGDVAIDDEFDEDTDAGSSPDSSPDSVPDGVPDSGGDGADNRDDGADDE from the coding sequence ATGTCCGAGCCCGACCCGCTCGACCGCCACCCGGTCGAGGAACACGCCGTTCCCGGCGGCATCATCACCCGACGCGCCGCCACCCCGTTCGAGGTGCACCTCGACGTCTTCTCCGGCCCCTTCGACCTGCTCCTCGGACTGATCAGCAAGCACAAGCTCGACATCACCGAGGTCTCCCTCGCCACCGTCACGGACGAGTTCATCGCGCACATCAAGGCGGCGCAGGCCATCGACAACGACTGGGACCTCAGCCAGGCCTCCGAGTTCCTCCTCATCGCCGCGACGCTGCTCGACCTCAAGGCAGCCCGTCTCCTGCCCCAGTCCGGTCCGCAGGACGACGAGGACCTCGCACTCATCGAGGCGCGCGACCTGCTCTTCGCCCGCCTCCTGCAGTACCGCGCCTACAAGCAGATCGCGCAGACGATCCGGGAACGGATGGCCACGGCGGGCCGGATCACCGCGCGGCAGGCCGGCCTCGAGTCGCGCTTCGCCAGTCTGCTGCCCGAGCTGATCATGACCGTGACTCCCGACCAGCTGGCCATGATCGCCGCGCGGGCGATGATCCCGAAGGAGCCTCCGACGGTGGGGCTCGACCACCTGCACGCGCCGCAGGTCAGCGTCCGGGAGCAGGCGTCGATCATCGTGTCGCGGCTCCGATCCCGCGGCCAGGTCTCCTTCCGCAGCCTCGTCGCTGACGCGGACAGCACCCTCGTGATCGTCGCGCGCTTCCTCGCCCTCCTCGAGCTCTTCAAGGAGGCCGTCATCGCCTTCGAGCAGGCCGAGGCACTCGGTGAGCTCGACATCCGTTGGACGGGGAGCGAGGAGGGCGACGTGGCGATCGACGACGAGTTCGACGAGGACACCGACGCGGGCAGCAGCCCGGACAGCAGCCCGGACAGCGTGCCGGACGGCGTGCCGGACAGCGGCGGGGATGGGGCTGACAACCGAGATGACGGAGCGGACGATGAGTGA
- the cmk gene encoding (d)CMP kinase: MPQTPVSSAVSEPTDHPLSGFVVAIDGPSGSGKSSVSKQVARTLGYAYLDTGAMYRALTWWCLDRHVDLDDPAAVAAAAEDFPLDIGTDPDAPHVLVGGADVAEAIRETRISTSVSKVATVIPVRELLRLLQRQLISKAGAARGGVVVEGRDITTVVAPDASVRILLTASEEARLARRSRELHGDADETSVSATRAQIVDRDRLDSTVSVFTVAADGVTTVDTSELDFDGSVRAVLHIVAAARA; encoded by the coding sequence ATGCCGCAAACCCCGGTCAGCTCCGCCGTGTCCGAACCCACCGACCACCCCCTCTCCGGGTTCGTCGTCGCCATCGACGGGCCGTCGGGGTCGGGCAAGTCGAGCGTGTCGAAGCAGGTGGCCAGGACGCTCGGGTATGCCTACCTCGACACGGGCGCGATGTACCGGGCGCTCACCTGGTGGTGCCTCGACCGCCACGTCGACCTGGACGACCCCGCAGCGGTCGCTGCGGCTGCCGAGGACTTCCCGCTCGACATCGGCACCGACCCCGACGCGCCGCACGTGCTGGTCGGGGGCGCGGACGTGGCCGAAGCCATCCGTGAGACCCGCATCTCGACCTCGGTGTCCAAGGTCGCCACGGTGATCCCGGTGCGCGAGCTGCTCCGTCTCCTGCAGCGGCAGCTCATCTCGAAGGCCGGCGCGGCGCGGGGCGGGGTCGTCGTCGAGGGACGCGACATCACGACGGTGGTGGCACCGGACGCGTCGGTGCGCATCCTTCTCACGGCCTCGGAGGAAGCCCGCCTGGCGCGACGGTCAAGGGAGCTGCACGGCGACGCCGACGAGACCTCGGTGAGTGCGACGCGCGCGCAGATCGTCGACCGTGACCGACTCGACTCGACCGTCTCGGTGTTCACCGTGGCGGCCGACGGGGTCACGACGGTCGACACGTCCGAGCTCGACTTCGACGGCTCGGTTCGCGCCGTCCTCCACATCGTCGCCGCCGCGCGCGCATGA
- a CDS encoding CaiB/BaiF CoA transferase family protein — MDTTPLPLDDVRVVELGQLLAGPFCGQLLGDFGAEVIKVEDPATGDPMRQWGREKPYGKSLWWPVVARNKKSVTANLRTEDGQDLVRRIIAQADVLIENFRPGTLERWGLSPARLWEINPGLIVTRVTGFGQTGPYASRAGYGSIGEAMGGIRYVTGDPDRAPARAGISLGDSLAATFAALGTLVALHQRGRTGRGQIVDSAIYEAVLAMMESLLPEWQIAGYQRERTGTTLPNVSPSNVYPTADGEMVLIAANQDTVFRRLAEVMGRPDLATDQRYATHSARGQYMEELDGTIAEWSSTIKADDLLELLHGDGVPAGRIFRAKDMFADPHFAAREAIVKLAHPDLGEFAMHNVAPKLSDTPGRVRHVGPELGEHNEEIYQGLLGLDDDAMSALRSAGVI, encoded by the coding sequence ATGGACACCACCCCACTGCCGTTGGACGACGTTCGCGTTGTGGAGCTCGGCCAGTTGCTGGCGGGACCCTTCTGCGGACAGCTGCTGGGCGACTTCGGTGCCGAGGTGATCAAGGTGGAGGACCCCGCAACCGGTGACCCTATGCGGCAGTGGGGCAGGGAGAAGCCCTACGGCAAGTCGTTGTGGTGGCCCGTCGTGGCCCGCAACAAGAAGTCGGTGACCGCCAACCTCCGCACCGAGGATGGCCAGGATCTGGTCCGCCGCATCATCGCCCAGGCCGACGTCCTGATCGAGAACTTCCGCCCCGGCACCCTCGAGCGTTGGGGGCTGTCGCCCGCACGGCTCTGGGAGATCAACCCCGGCCTCATCGTCACGCGGGTCACCGGGTTCGGCCAGACCGGCCCGTACGCCTCACGGGCCGGCTACGGCTCGATCGGCGAGGCCATGGGTGGTATCCGGTACGTGACAGGAGACCCGGACCGGGCCCCTGCCCGGGCCGGGATCTCGCTGGGCGACTCCCTCGCGGCCACGTTCGCCGCGCTGGGCACCCTCGTCGCGCTGCACCAGCGCGGACGGACAGGCCGCGGGCAGATCGTCGACTCCGCGATCTACGAGGCGGTGCTCGCGATGATGGAGTCGCTGCTGCCCGAATGGCAGATCGCCGGCTACCAGCGCGAGCGCACGGGCACGACGCTGCCGAACGTCTCGCCGAGCAACGTGTACCCGACCGCGGACGGGGAGATGGTGCTCATCGCGGCCAACCAGGACACAGTCTTCCGTCGCCTGGCCGAGGTGATGGGGCGGCCGGACCTGGCGACGGACCAGCGCTACGCGACCCACAGTGCGCGCGGCCAGTACATGGAGGAGCTCGACGGCACGATCGCCGAGTGGAGCTCGACCATCAAAGCCGACGACCTGCTCGAGCTGCTCCATGGCGACGGGGTCCCCGCCGGGCGGATCTTCCGCGCGAAGGACATGTTCGCCGACCCGCACTTCGCAGCGCGGGAGGCGATCGTCAAGCTCGCCCACCCCGATCTGGGGGAGTTCGCCATGCACAACGTGGCGCCGAAGCTCTCCGACACCCCGGGGCGGGTCCGTCATGTGGGCCCCGAGCTCGGTGAGCACAACGAAGAGATCTACCAGGGCCTGCTGGGACTCGACGACGACGCGATGTCGGCGCTGCGTTCCGCCGGCGTCATCTGA